Proteins from a single region of Murdochiella vaginalis:
- a CDS encoding CTP synthase → MAKFIFVTGGVVSGIGKGISAGSVGRLLKDNGYSVFMQKFDPYLNVDPGTMSPYQHGEVFVTRDGGETDLDLGHYERFIDEELTKNSSVTSGRIYSNVIRKERAGDYEGKTVQVIPHVTNEIKEKIYSVAEESGADFIITEIGGTVGDIESQPFIEAIRQIHSENSDDVLFLHTVLIPTIPGTGELKTKPAQHSFKELMSYGIKPDVFILRADKPITEDVYEKICLFCDLPREAVVESKTVDLIYEVPLVFKAQGLDQYILRHFHLKTREDHTGDWAKMCATFKAAKKKLTVALVGKYTALSDSYLSVFEAVRDAGYHLGAKVDVRYVDSETITEKTAKRILSPYDGIIIPGAFGSRGTEGMIETVRYVRENNIPFLGICMGMQISCIEIARHVLGITDASSLEFHTDSANPIITFLDGQSEETDLGGTLRLGNNDCAIMEGTLAHQLYGQKNIVERHRHRYEFNNKYKELFEQKAGVVFSGVQLAKNLMEIVEIPAHPYFIAAQFHPEFKSRPNAPHPLFTGLVRASLERKEKASASKTTAK, encoded by the coding sequence ATGGCAAAGTTTATTTTCGTGACCGGTGGTGTCGTTTCCGGCATCGGCAAGGGCATCAGCGCCGGAAGTGTAGGAAGATTGCTCAAAGACAACGGCTATTCCGTATTCATGCAAAAGTTTGATCCCTATCTGAATGTCGATCCGGGAACGATGAGCCCCTATCAGCATGGCGAGGTGTTTGTTACGCGCGATGGGGGCGAAACCGATCTGGATTTAGGACATTATGAGCGCTTTATCGACGAAGAACTCACGAAAAACTCTTCGGTTACCAGCGGCCGCATCTATTCTAATGTCATTCGCAAGGAGCGAGCGGGTGATTACGAGGGAAAAACCGTACAGGTGATCCCGCATGTCACCAATGAGATAAAAGAAAAAATCTATTCCGTAGCGGAAGAGTCCGGTGCCGATTTCATCATTACGGAAATCGGTGGTACGGTGGGAGACATTGAGTCTCAACCGTTTATTGAAGCCATTCGTCAAATCCATTCCGAAAATTCGGATGACGTGCTGTTTCTGCATACGGTGCTCATTCCGACCATTCCGGGAACGGGTGAGTTAAAAACCAAACCGGCGCAGCATTCCTTCAAGGAATTGATGAGCTACGGCATTAAACCGGATGTGTTCATTCTCCGTGCAGACAAGCCCATTACGGAAGATGTGTATGAAAAGATCTGTCTTTTCTGCGATTTGCCGCGAGAAGCGGTCGTAGAATCCAAGACGGTGGATCTCATCTATGAGGTACCGCTGGTATTCAAAGCACAGGGGCTGGATCAGTATATTCTTCGTCATTTCCACCTGAAAACGCGTGAGGATCATACGGGCGACTGGGCGAAGATGTGCGCTACATTTAAGGCCGCCAAGAAAAAGCTGACGGTGGCGCTGGTTGGAAAATACACGGCGCTTAGCGATTCGTATCTTTCCGTTTTCGAGGCAGTGCGGGATGCCGGCTATCATCTGGGGGCCAAGGTTGACGTGCGCTATGTGGATTCCGAAACAATAACGGAAAAAACCGCGAAACGGATTCTGTCTCCGTATGACGGCATCATTATCCCCGGAGCATTCGGCTCACGGGGGACAGAGGGCATGATTGAGACGGTGCGCTATGTGCGTGAAAATAACATTCCTTTCCTGGGCATTTGCATGGGCATGCAAATTTCGTGCATTGAAATTGCGCGCCATGTTCTTGGAATCACGGATGCCTCGTCGTTAGAGTTTCATACCGACTCGGCCAATCCCATCATCACCTTCCTCGATGGACAATCCGAAGAAACGGACCTGGGCGGAACGTTGCGTCTCGGCAATAACGATTGCGCCATAATGGAAGGTACGTTGGCACATCAATTGTATGGACAGAAAAACATTGTTGAGCGGCATCGTCATCGCTATGAATTCAACAACAAATACAAGGAGCTGTTTGAGCAAAAGGCGGGCGTGGTCTTCAGCGGGGTTCAACTTGCGAAGAACCTGATGGAAATTGTAGAAATTCCTGCGCATCCGTATTTCATTGCCGCACAGTTTCATCCGGAGTTCAAATCACGGCCGAATGCACCGCATCCGTTGTTTACGGGGCTGGTGCGTGCCAGCTTGGAGCGAAAGGAAAAAGCATCGGCATCGAAAACGACCGCGAAGTAA
- a CDS encoding DUF5673 domain-containing protein: MSSEAASKAQNAQATMPGIHIAGMTITIIDLLYLGMLIFLLYQVVRAIRMERKLEEPKYSFSTRPKSINMVLMSIIFIFGVMTIVSQKEYARGVMMMFLGITFYFSSKNKVIVSQEGLFADNKFIPWQELRKWAWDTKTGNLVIITKEFGKNETRQVLQIGRTHMSEINARIREFKLGKKSAMFQEKAQEKALSEEEQASQTEKSETTES; this comes from the coding sequence ATGAGCTCAGAAGCGGCAAGCAAGGCACAAAATGCACAAGCGACAATGCCGGGCATTCACATTGCCGGCATGACGATAACGATTATTGACTTGCTCTATCTGGGCATGCTCATCTTTCTGCTCTATCAGGTGGTTCGAGCCATTCGGATGGAGCGCAAACTGGAGGAGCCAAAGTACTCGTTTTCGACACGCCCGAAGTCGATCAACATGGTCTTGATGTCCATCATTTTCATTTTCGGTGTGATGACCATCGTGAGCCAGAAAGAATATGCCCGTGGTGTGATGATGATGTTCTTGGGCATTACGTTTTATTTTTCTTCCAAGAACAAGGTAATTGTTTCGCAGGAAGGACTCTTTGCCGACAATAAGTTTATCCCCTGGCAGGAACTTCGCAAATGGGCCTGGGACACGAAAACGGGCAATTTGGTCATCATCACGAAAGAGTTCGGCAAGAATGAGACGCGTCAGGTGTTGCAGATAGGCCGCACACACATGAGCGAAATCAATGCACGCATTCGCGAATTCAAACTTGGTAAAAAATCCGCGATGTTCCAAGAAAAGGCGCAGGAGAAAGCATTGAGCGAAGAAGAACAGGCTTCACAGACAGAAAAGAGCGAAACGACGGAGTCGTAG
- the ftsH gene encoding ATP-dependent zinc metalloprotease FtsH, with the protein MNKKTPNRNNLGMLVSYLLPLMMIALIFMFFNANNTQKSSMTHNALIAQLDDGNVKSLVYQGEKLRGVLNDKDKTPFEVIIPQQYFPTFYQEHVAPQVKKGNLEMVFQAIPEPNPFLAMLPDILFLGLLGFMMYSFFKRTAMQNSSMNSFGKSKAQMHQDKGEKVTFQDVAGLQEEKEELSEIVEFLKNPRKFLDLGARIPKGVLLVGPPGTGKTYLSKAVAGEAGVPFFSISGSDFVEMFVGVGASRVRDLFTEGKKNAPCIIFVDEIDAVGRRRGAGLGGGNDEREQTLNQLLVEMDGFDKNEGIIIMAATNRPDILDPALLRPGRFDRQVMVGMPDAKAREAILKVHTRNKPVAQDIDYSSLARQTAGFTPADLENMANEAALLTARAGKSAIDMNTFIEASIKVVAGPEKKSREVIQKERVLTAYHESGHAIVTRALPDTDKVNMITIVPRGYAGGFTSFLPEDDRQFMSRNEMLTEIVSFLGGRAAEALVLDDISTGASNDIERATKMARNMVVKYGMSEKLGPVTYEEGKDNVFLGNDLGQIRSYSEETAQAIDEEVRRIMSDAMERAMSILRCNREMLDQLANVLLEKETMHAEEFETLFQTYGVMAEEKGGANA; encoded by the coding sequence ATGAACAAAAAGACCCCCAATCGGAACAATTTGGGCATGCTGGTGAGCTATCTGCTCCCCTTGATGATGATTGCCCTCATCTTCATGTTTTTTAATGCGAATAATACGCAGAAGAGCTCGATGACGCACAATGCGTTGATTGCCCAATTGGATGACGGAAATGTGAAAAGCCTTGTCTATCAGGGTGAAAAATTGCGCGGCGTGTTGAACGACAAAGACAAAACGCCTTTTGAAGTGATTATTCCGCAGCAATATTTTCCAACCTTCTACCAAGAGCATGTCGCGCCGCAGGTAAAGAAGGGGAATCTCGAAATGGTCTTTCAGGCGATTCCGGAGCCGAACCCCTTTTTGGCGATGCTGCCGGATATTCTGTTTTTGGGGCTGCTCGGCTTCATGATGTATAGCTTCTTCAAGCGTACGGCGATGCAAAACAGCAGCATGAACAGCTTCGGTAAGAGCAAGGCCCAGATGCATCAGGATAAAGGCGAAAAAGTTACGTTTCAGGATGTTGCCGGCTTACAGGAAGAAAAGGAAGAGCTTTCTGAGATCGTAGAGTTCCTCAAGAATCCACGCAAGTTCCTTGATTTGGGTGCGCGTATTCCCAAAGGAGTCTTGTTGGTGGGCCCGCCGGGAACCGGAAAAACCTATCTTTCCAAAGCCGTTGCCGGCGAAGCAGGGGTGCCGTTTTTTTCCATTTCCGGATCCGATTTTGTCGAAATGTTCGTTGGCGTGGGCGCTTCCCGCGTACGCGATTTGTTCACGGAAGGCAAGAAAAATGCACCGTGTATCATTTTCGTAGATGAAATCGATGCGGTGGGTCGACGCCGTGGAGCGGGTCTGGGCGGCGGCAACGATGAGCGCGAACAGACGCTCAATCAGCTACTGGTCGAGATGGACGGTTTCGATAAGAACGAAGGCATCATCATTATGGCGGCAACGAACCGGCCAGACATCCTCGATCCGGCGTTGCTGCGCCCGGGACGCTTTGACCGTCAGGTTATGGTGGGTATGCCGGATGCCAAAGCGCGTGAGGCGATTTTAAAGGTGCATACGCGCAATAAACCGGTTGCCCAGGATATTGACTATTCTTCTTTGGCGCGTCAAACGGCGGGATTCACTCCGGCGGACTTGGAGAATATGGCCAACGAAGCGGCACTTCTTACGGCTCGCGCGGGCAAGAGCGCGATTGATATGAATACGTTCATCGAGGCCTCGATTAAAGTGGTAGCCGGCCCCGAGAAAAAATCGCGCGAAGTGATTCAAAAAGAGCGTGTGCTGACAGCGTATCATGAGAGCGGCCACGCCATCGTAACGCGCGCACTGCCGGATACGGATAAAGTCAATATGATTACGATTGTGCCGCGCGGCTATGCCGGCGGGTTCACTTCGTTTTTACCGGAAGATGATCGCCAATTCATGTCACGCAATGAGATGTTAACGGAAATCGTCAGCTTTTTGGGCGGACGTGCGGCGGAGGCACTGGTGCTGGATGATATCTCTACGGGTGCTTCCAACGATATTGAGCGTGCGACGAAGATGGCGCGCAATATGGTCGTTAAATATGGTATGAGCGAGAAATTGGGCCCTGTAACGTACGAAGAGGGAAAGGACAATGTGTTTTTAGGCAATGACCTCGGTCAGATCCGCTCCTATTCCGAAGAAACGGCGCAAGCGATTGATGAAGAGGTGCGTCGCATCATGAGTGACGCGATGGAACGTGCCATGAGCATCTTGCGTTGCAATCGGGAGATGCTGGATCAATTGGCCAATGTCCTTTTGGAAAAAGAAACCATGCATGCGGAAGAGTTTGAAACACTTTTCCAGACCTATGGAGTGATGGCGGAAGAAAAGGGAGGAGCAAACGCATGA
- the hpt gene encoding hypoxanthine phosphoribosyltransferase, which produces MSGENLQQYVDRILFTEEEIQRRVAEIGAKITADYAKEKADLLVVGILKGASVFMADLLKHIDLDVEIDFMSVSSYGAGTVSSGDVRIIKDLEQPIMGKNVLIVEDIVDTGYTLKYLLENLLARGAHSVKIACMLDKAERRVTDIQGDYVGFAIPDEYVIGYGMDFNQKLRNLPFIGTLNPIYYRHEQGRTKE; this is translated from the coding sequence ATGAGTGGAGAGAACTTACAACAATACGTCGATCGCATTCTATTCACCGAAGAGGAGATTCAACGCCGCGTTGCCGAAATTGGTGCCAAAATCACGGCGGATTATGCGAAGGAGAAGGCGGATTTATTGGTCGTCGGCATTCTCAAAGGCGCCTCCGTTTTTATGGCAGATTTGCTCAAGCACATTGACCTCGATGTGGAAATTGACTTCATGTCGGTATCCAGCTACGGAGCAGGAACGGTTTCCAGCGGCGATGTTCGAATCATTAAGGATTTAGAACAGCCGATCATGGGGAAAAATGTCCTCATTGTCGAAGACATTGTGGATACCGGCTATACGCTAAAATATCTGTTGGAAAACCTGCTTGCGCGTGGAGCACACAGCGTTAAGATTGCTTGTATGTTGGATAAGGCGGAACGCCGTGTAACGGATATTCAGGGTGACTATGTCGGCTTTGCCATTCCGGATGAGTACGTGATCGGGTATGGCATGGACTTTAACCAAAAGCTGCGCAATCTGCCTTTTATCGGTACGCTCAACCCGATTTATTATCGTCATGAGCAGGGAAGGACGAAGGAATGA
- the tilS gene encoding tRNA lysidine(34) synthetase TilS: MPTFSSEVVSLLETPRRIYVAVSGGADSMAVARLLKDALQGRPSLSTPTVLHVHHGLRGEDADADERFVADWAETHGWRFCSTHVDVAERVRQTGESIETAARVLRYAFFTRVIDEEWTSDEPKPLLFLGHHLQDQAETILFHILRGCGPDGLSGMAELEERSSFFLVRPLLSATKESIEQFHRARCFTWREDHTNQEMDATRNRLRNLFFPALRRDINPAVDESLVRLGEIARADNAYLDAVAQASFSRMSETGAQADPFSSSSLARNAYFLKSIALRRDAFLAEPLAVQRRIIRHWVRAFWLREKQEAAMLPFEEEEEIRRHFRRPSGKCLSLYGMMFLTDFEGVHVLSLARFQTLERESEACLTLSADRDGRQQDIFSGRCTVSCISQVDSATVSSLTSLPAASCAIDATELDGLTWHFARAGDTFVSFGGGSKPLRKMWNAWHVPAVLRNHWPILTDGEDILWVLGLGRSARRIVQPGRNMVIINWRKI; encoded by the coding sequence ATGCCGACCTTTTCGTCGGAAGTAGTATCTCTTTTAGAGACGCCGCGGCGTATTTATGTGGCCGTGTCGGGTGGAGCGGATTCGATGGCAGTGGCAAGGCTGTTGAAGGATGCTTTGCAAGGCCGCCCTTCGCTTTCCACACCTACGGTGTTGCACGTCCATCATGGCTTGCGCGGAGAGGATGCCGATGCCGATGAGCGCTTTGTGGCCGATTGGGCGGAAACGCACGGATGGCGTTTTTGTTCCACACACGTGGATGTAGCGGAAAGAGTGCGGCAAACCGGAGAGTCCATCGAAACGGCTGCGCGCGTGTTGCGCTATGCGTTTTTTACGCGTGTCATAGATGAAGAATGGACATCGGATGAACCGAAGCCGTTGCTGTTTCTTGGACATCATCTTCAGGATCAGGCAGAAACCATTTTGTTTCATATCCTTCGTGGCTGCGGGCCGGATGGGCTGAGCGGCATGGCGGAGTTGGAGGAACGTTCCTCGTTTTTTTTGGTGAGACCGCTACTATCTGCTACAAAAGAAAGTATTGAACAGTTTCATCGCGCGCGCTGTTTTACATGGCGTGAGGATCATACCAATCAGGAGATGGACGCAACGCGCAATCGCCTTCGAAATCTGTTTTTTCCCGCGCTTCGTCGCGACATCAATCCGGCGGTGGACGAGTCGTTGGTACGCTTAGGGGAAATTGCACGGGCAGATAATGCCTATCTGGATGCGGTTGCGCAGGCATCGTTTTCTCGAATGTCGGAAACGGGAGCGCAAGCAGACCCGTTTTCCTCGTCTTCTCTTGCTCGTAACGCCTATTTTCTTAAAAGCATCGCTCTGCGACGTGATGCTTTTTTGGCGGAACCGCTTGCCGTTCAACGGCGTATCATTCGACACTGGGTACGAGCATTTTGGCTTAGAGAGAAGCAGGAAGCGGCGATGCTTCCTTTCGAGGAAGAAGAAGAGATTCGACGTCATTTCCGTCGTCCGAGCGGTAAATGTCTTTCACTTTATGGTATGATGTTTTTAACTGATTTTGAAGGCGTGCATGTCTTATCGCTTGCGCGCTTTCAGACTTTGGAAAGAGAATCGGAAGCATGCTTAACGCTTTCCGCCGATCGGGACGGACGACAACAGGATATCTTTTCAGGGCGATGCACGGTTTCGTGTATATCACAGGTTGATTCGGCAACCGTATCCTCTCTGACGTCTTTACCGGCGGCCTCTTGCGCAATCGATGCAACAGAACTGGACGGGTTAACATGGCACTTTGCACGGGCGGGTGACACCTTTGTTTCTTTTGGGGGAGGTTCAAAGCCTTTACGCAAAATGTGGAATGCCTGGCATGTGCCTGCCGTACTGCGCAATCATTGGCCCATCCTTACCGATGGAGAAGATATTTTGTGGGTGCTTGGGTTGGGAAGAAGTGCAAGGCGGATCGTTCAGCCCGGCCGAAACATGGTGATCATCAATTGGAGAAAAATATGA
- a CDS encoding septum formation initiator family protein yields MSQFKSILPKTDPSGAPRQKRSSDEEEILQRGGRVDARRASRKKEGRSVRKASRLNNAAEQGRSYRKRSPFNRSSLGVVALFVILLLILIPTALTLNSTSKQLTETKAMQSSLEAQREELQTSVNDLKSQLDIVNTDQFIEKYAHEKLGMLRPNEILVDMGDGTMQINQDALAKYKAEQEQKAAQASSTAPAAESASTQPTASGDTNASTAPLAEQSPESSASNNGQ; encoded by the coding sequence ATGAGCCAATTTAAATCCATTTTGCCGAAAACGGATCCGTCAGGAGCTCCCAGACAGAAGCGATCTTCTGATGAAGAGGAAATATTGCAAAGAGGTGGGCGCGTTGATGCCCGTCGCGCATCCCGCAAGAAGGAAGGACGCAGTGTGCGAAAAGCGTCACGCTTGAACAATGCGGCAGAGCAGGGCCGCTCCTATCGTAAGCGTTCGCCTTTTAATCGCTCCAGTTTGGGCGTCGTTGCGCTTTTCGTCATTTTGCTGTTAATTCTCATCCCGACGGCTCTTACCCTCAACAGCACTTCCAAGCAGCTGACCGAAACCAAAGCTATGCAGTCCTCACTGGAAGCGCAGCGTGAAGAGCTGCAGACCTCGGTGAACGATCTGAAGAGTCAGTTGGACATCGTCAATACCGATCAGTTTATCGAAAAATATGCGCACGAAAAGTTAGGCATGCTGCGTCCCAATGAAATTTTGGTGGATATGGGAGACGGGACCATGCAAATCAATCAGGATGCGTTGGCAAAGTATAAGGCAGAGCAGGAACAGAAGGCGGCGCAGGCGTCTTCGACCGCACCGGCTGCGGAATCCGCATCTACTCAGCCGACTGCTTCCGGAGATACGAACGCTTCGACGGCGCCTCTTGCAGAGCAGAGCCCGGAATCTTCCGCATCGAATAATGGACAGTAA
- a CDS encoding RNA-binding S4 domain-containing protein has translation MRVDKFLKNARLIKRRTVAKQAADGGRIDVNGRTAKAGTEVAAGDTMKIAFGNKTLEIEILAVPETVRKEQAQEMYRVIGEEE, from the coding sequence TTGCGAGTCGATAAATTTTTGAAAAACGCACGCCTGATCAAACGTCGCACGGTAGCCAAACAAGCGGCGGACGGCGGACGCATTGACGTAAACGGGCGGACCGCGAAAGCCGGAACCGAGGTTGCTGCGGGGGATACCATGAAAATCGCATTTGGCAATAAAACCCTGGAAATTGAAATACTGGCCGTGCCGGAAACTGTGCGAAAGGAACAGGCACAGGAAATGTATCGTGTGATAGGAGAAGAGGAATGA